A region of Candidatus Dormiibacterota bacterium DNA encodes the following proteins:
- a CDS encoding FAD:protein FMN transferase — MSAAPPLAVHRFTAFGGARCEVLARGCTDADVSAAVAEVYAFEARLTRFDPGSELSRLNAAAGARTAISPLLEELLRVTLDAFELSDGAVNAAVLPALVAAGYDRTIAAVRGRPVRGAPPAAVAVPPLDAVLEVGEGWARLRPGAAVDLGGVGKGWLADRLAERLENATVNLGGDLRALGAGPEGDGWRVGLCDGSAVRVVDAGIATSGRAGRSWAGGHHLVDPRTGRPATAAPGAVSVVASDALRAEVLAKLVAIRGLAEGVPVALARGAARITSVSALDADAPDAEGASPRRSAPAAPTAVPPLPLENVA, encoded by the coding sequence GTGAGCGCCGCGCCACCCCTCGCCGTCCACCGCTTCACCGCCTTCGGCGGGGCGCGCTGCGAGGTGCTCGCCCGGGGCTGCACCGACGCGGACGTCTCCGCGGCGGTCGCCGAGGTCTACGCCTTCGAGGCCCGGCTCACCCGCTTCGACCCCGGCAGCGAGCTCTCCCGGCTCAATGCCGCCGCCGGTGCCCGCACCGCGATCTCGCCGCTGCTCGAGGAGCTGCTCCGCGTCACCCTCGACGCCTTCGAGCTCAGCGACGGCGCGGTGAACGCGGCGGTGCTCCCCGCCCTGGTCGCCGCCGGATACGACCGCACCATCGCCGCGGTGCGGGGGCGCCCGGTGCGGGGGGCGCCCCCCGCCGCGGTGGCGGTGCCGCCGCTCGACGCCGTGCTCGAGGTGGGGGAGGGCTGGGCCCGGCTCCGCCCCGGCGCCGCGGTCGACCTCGGCGGGGTCGGCAAGGGCTGGCTCGCCGACCGCCTGGCCGAGCGGCTGGAGAACGCCACCGTCAACCTCGGCGGCGACCTGCGGGCGCTCGGCGCCGGCCCCGAGGGCGACGGCTGGAGGGTCGGCCTCTGCGACGGCTCGGCGGTGCGCGTCGTCGACGCCGGCATCGCCACCAGCGGCCGCGCCGGCCGGAGCTGGGCGGGCGGCCACCACCTCGTCGACCCCCGCACCGGGCGGCCGGCGACCGCCGCTCCCGGCGCGGTGAGCGTCGTCGCCTCCGACGCCCTGCGCGCCGAGGTGCTCGCCAAGCTCGTCGCCATCCGCGGGCTCGCCGAGGGGGTGCCGGTGGCGCTCGCCCGCGGAGCCGCGCGCATCACCTCCGTGTCAGCTCTGGACGCTGACGCGCCCGATGCCGAGGGGGCCTCCCCCAGGCGATCAGCTCCTGCGGCGCCGACCGCCGTCCCACCGCTGCCGCTGGAGAACGTGGCATGA